Proteins encoded together in one Olsenella timonensis window:
- a CDS encoding HD domain-containing phosphohydrolase, protein MTAAAGARHGTGRMLVVDDEEINRMILATLFEGHFEVEEASNGREALDALLANPSGYVAVLLDVMMPEMDGMEVLGRLAPTGLLERVPVFLITAERGSAVMEEAYRLGVMDFIGKPIVPYVVTRRVLAVVELFEARKRLSLTVEDQRAQLLERAQQIIELNRGMIESLSTAIEFRDGESGLHVRRIHDITRTILLETPFGEGLEEEDVDDIALASIMHDVGKIAIPDAILCKPGRLTAEEFEVMKTHTTQGADLLGRIPQMRSLGAYAYAVDIARHHHERWDGRGYPDGLVGDENSVWAQVVGLADVYDALTNKRVYKAAFSREESLRMIREGECGAFNPRLLACFFEIEPTIARLYEGA, encoded by the coding sequence ATGACGGCAGCGGCAGGCGCGCGGCACGGCACGGGGAGGATGCTCGTCGTCGACGACGAAGAGATCAACCGGATGATCCTGGCAACCCTGTTCGAGGGCCACTTCGAGGTCGAGGAGGCGTCGAACGGGCGCGAGGCGCTGGACGCGCTGCTCGCCAACCCGAGCGGCTACGTCGCCGTTCTTCTCGACGTGATGATGCCCGAGATGGACGGCATGGAGGTCCTCGGGCGCCTGGCGCCGACGGGCCTGCTCGAGCGCGTCCCGGTGTTCCTCATCACCGCGGAGCGCGGCAGCGCCGTCATGGAGGAGGCCTACCGCCTGGGCGTGATGGACTTCATCGGCAAGCCGATCGTTCCGTACGTGGTCACGAGACGGGTGCTTGCGGTGGTGGAGCTCTTCGAGGCGCGCAAGCGCCTCTCGCTCACGGTGGAGGACCAGCGCGCCCAGCTGCTCGAGCGCGCCCAGCAGATCATCGAGCTCAACCGGGGCATGATCGAGTCGCTCTCCACGGCGATCGAGTTTCGTGACGGGGAGAGCGGCCTGCACGTCCGGCGGATCCACGACATCACGCGGACGATCCTGCTGGAGACGCCGTTCGGCGAGGGCCTCGAGGAGGAGGACGTCGACGACATCGCGCTGGCCTCGATCATGCACGACGTGGGCAAGATAGCCATCCCCGACGCCATCCTGTGCAAGCCGGGACGCCTCACGGCCGAGGAGTTTGAGGTCATGAAGACCCACACCACCCAGGGGGCCGACCTGCTGGGGAGAATCCCGCAGATGCGCTCGCTGGGGGCCTACGCCTACGCCGTCGACATCGCGAGGCACCACCACGAGCGCTGGGACGGGCGCGGCTACCCCGACGGCCTCGTCGGAGACGAGAACAGCGTGTGGGCACAGGTCGTGGGGCTCGCCGACGTGTACGACGCGCTCACGAACAAGCGCGTCTACAAGGCGGCCTTCTCGCGCGAGGAGTCGCTGCGGATGATCCGCGAGGGGGAGTGCGGCGCCTTCAACCCGCGCCTGCTCGCGTGCTTCTTTGAGATTGAGCCGACGATAGCGCGCCTGTACGAGGGCGCGTGA
- a CDS encoding GGDEF domain-containing protein, with product MRRDDLPMSALRRAAARRRAYFTADSAQIVTSNLGSVGVAAAMALALVTLLSAVARVTYPPWEATAAHAAAFVASAAVLAASLLLRRRLSARPVASTAVCLAAEAALLALVVAIDATATHGMPGVFLQPAAIAITSVVVAPYALPLVVALGAEVALALLSAALKSPPVAQFDAFSCAIGMVVAVVVSQVTMHLRLRDFEARERLRQSSRLDELCGVYNKGALVAALREHLALAGPHVSGALFLFDVDRFKQINDTYGHYAGDEVLRAFGRALQLGFRTTDTVGRFGGDEFLVLAPSLVDERVIGEKVGRVRAAMREAGERIVGVPVTLSCGVVWASDCPVTYEAALRQADEALYEAKRAGRDRMVTRRYETEDERPARRAGDAEARG from the coding sequence ATGAGGCGTGACGACCTCCCAATGAGCGCGCTGAGGAGGGCGGCCGCGCGCCGCCGCGCCTACTTCACGGCCGACAGCGCACAGATCGTCACCTCCAACCTGGGGAGCGTCGGCGTCGCTGCCGCCATGGCCCTCGCGCTCGTCACGCTGCTCTCCGCTGTGGCGCGCGTGACCTACCCGCCCTGGGAGGCCACCGCGGCGCACGCGGCGGCGTTCGTCGCCTCGGCGGCGGTCCTCGCGGCGTCCCTCCTGCTGCGCCGCCGGCTCTCCGCACGACCCGTGGCCTCGACGGCGGTGTGCCTGGCGGCCGAGGCGGCGCTGCTCGCCCTCGTGGTCGCGATCGACGCCACGGCCACGCACGGCATGCCGGGCGTCTTCCTGCAGCCGGCGGCCATCGCGATCACGTCGGTGGTCGTCGCCCCCTACGCGCTCCCGCTCGTGGTGGCGCTGGGCGCCGAGGTCGCGCTCGCTCTGCTCTCCGCGGCGCTCAAGTCCCCTCCCGTGGCGCAGTTCGACGCGTTCTCCTGCGCGATCGGGATGGTCGTCGCCGTGGTCGTCTCCCAGGTGACCATGCACCTCCGCCTGCGCGACTTCGAGGCGCGGGAGCGCCTGCGCCAGAGCTCCCGGCTCGACGAGCTGTGCGGCGTCTACAACAAGGGCGCCCTCGTGGCGGCCCTGCGCGAGCACCTCGCCCTGGCGGGGCCGCACGTGAGCGGCGCCCTCTTCCTCTTTGACGTGGACCGGTTCAAGCAGATCAATGACACCTACGGCCACTACGCCGGCGACGAGGTCCTGCGTGCATTCGGGAGGGCGCTGCAGCTCGGCTTCAGGACGACGGACACGGTGGGGCGCTTCGGGGGAGACGAGTTCTTGGTCCTGGCGCCCTCGCTCGTGGACGAGCGGGTCATCGGCGAGAAGGTCGGGCGCGTGCGGGCGGCCATGCGGGAGGCGGGCGAGAGGATCGTGGGGGTCCCGGTCACGCTGAGCTGCGGCGTGGTGTGGGCGAGCGACTGCCCCGTCACCTACGAGGCCGCGCTGCGCCAGGCGGACGAGGCCCTCTACGAGGCCAAGCGGGCCGGGCGCGACCGCATGGTGACGCGGCGCTACGAGACGGAAGACGAGAGGCCCGCGCGACGCGCGGGGGATGCGGAGGCACGAGGATGA
- a CDS encoding ATP-binding protein, with protein sequence MSDEKDRAAADVPPEATPAPEAARPVYAIRRGVVALLALCAAVFAVVTFTAVGMSDATIDGVSGGFMEQMSAQIQLNFASETRLYRSELESTRLAVRASGETDRAAAHELFAQEASGHGFAYAAVTDLDGRTSVLLGPDLRIDDRDAFVRGVIDGTRTVTVGTSDEGESMLVFGEVIENRRVPGLNGAVLVAGVPFDEVVSALSLDVSATQVYTHIIRSDGSFVLNSNESLDADSYLGLLRDNEGRAGVDYDITADELSRVMDEGGTAFYVAVVGGERYASYLAPLEGTGWFIVSVLPYSVLHDPIDSLAWSLVAAAFVGCLAILVALLVVFVRYLRLLRFQMDELDRARAASDAASLAKSRFLSNMSHDIRTPMNAIVGMTQIARERADDAAAVSECLDKIAVSSAHLLGLINDVLDMSRIESGRMELASERVSLPEALDGVEAIVRTQAEARGVAFSVERELVRPVVMTDGTRLSQVLLNLLSNAVKFTPTGGEVTLRVSQEAAPVGEGRVRTHVWVRDTGIGMSEEFLGRIFDSFEREDTERVRRTEGTGLGMSIVKRIVDGMGGSISVASEKGHGSTFHVTLDLVPCEAADERGAEVDPASLAGARVLLAEDNEINWEVASELLGACGLELDWAENGRECVERFSASEPGRYDAILMDLRMPEMSGYEAARAIRSLDRPDARSVPIVAMTADAFAEDRQRARDAGMDAHVAKPIDVGEVLRVLARLVAARDGAGGGAHEA encoded by the coding sequence GTGAGCGACGAGAAGGACCGCGCTGCGGCGGACGTCCCCCCCGAGGCGACGCCCGCCCCCGAGGCCGCGCGGCCCGTCTATGCGATCAGGCGCGGCGTGGTGGCGCTTCTCGCCCTGTGCGCGGCGGTGTTCGCCGTCGTGACGTTCACGGCGGTGGGGATGAGCGACGCCACGATCGACGGCGTGAGCGGCGGCTTCATGGAGCAGATGAGCGCGCAGATCCAGCTGAACTTTGCCTCTGAGACGCGCCTGTACCGCTCGGAGCTGGAGAGCACGCGCCTCGCCGTGCGCGCCTCGGGCGAGACCGACCGCGCCGCCGCCCACGAGCTCTTTGCGCAGGAGGCGTCGGGGCACGGCTTTGCCTACGCCGCCGTGACCGACCTCGACGGGCGCACGAGCGTCCTGCTCGGCCCCGACCTCAGGATCGACGACCGGGACGCGTTCGTCCGCGGCGTCATCGACGGGACCCGGACGGTCACCGTGGGGACCTCCGACGAGGGCGAGTCCATGCTGGTCTTTGGCGAGGTGATCGAGAACCGCCGCGTGCCGGGGCTCAACGGCGCCGTGCTCGTGGCCGGCGTCCCGTTCGACGAGGTGGTGTCCGCGCTCTCGCTCGACGTGTCCGCGACCCAGGTCTACACGCACATCATCCGGTCCGACGGCTCCTTCGTCCTGAATAGCAACGAGAGCCTCGACGCCGACTCCTACCTCGGCCTGCTCAGGGACAACGAGGGGAGGGCCGGCGTCGACTACGACATAACCGCCGACGAGCTGTCCCGGGTCATGGACGAGGGCGGCACCGCCTTCTACGTGGCGGTGGTCGGAGGCGAGCGCTATGCGAGCTACCTGGCGCCGCTCGAGGGGACGGGCTGGTTCATCGTCTCGGTGCTGCCCTACAGCGTGCTGCACGACCCGATCGACTCGCTCGCGTGGAGCCTCGTTGCCGCCGCCTTCGTGGGGTGCCTCGCGATCCTCGTTGCGCTTCTCGTCGTCTTTGTGCGCTACCTGCGGCTCCTTCGCTTCCAGATGGACGAGCTCGACCGGGCGCGCGCCGCCTCGGACGCCGCGAGCCTCGCCAAGAGCCGCTTCCTCTCCAACATGAGCCACGACATCCGCACCCCCATGAACGCGATCGTGGGCATGACGCAGATCGCGCGGGAGCGGGCGGACGACGCGGCGGCCGTGTCCGAGTGCCTCGACAAGATCGCCGTGTCCAGCGCGCACCTGCTGGGCCTCATCAACGACGTGCTGGACATGTCCCGCATCGAGAGCGGGCGCATGGAGCTGGCCTCCGAGCGGGTCTCGCTGCCCGAGGCGCTCGACGGCGTGGAGGCCATCGTGCGCACGCAGGCGGAGGCGCGCGGCGTCGCCTTCTCCGTGGAGCGCGAGCTCGTGCGCCCCGTCGTCATGACGGATGGGACGCGCCTCTCGCAGGTCCTTCTCAACCTGCTCTCCAACGCGGTGAAGTTCACGCCGACGGGCGGCGAGGTCACGCTGCGCGTGTCGCAGGAGGCCGCCCCCGTCGGCGAGGGGCGCGTGCGCACGCACGTCTGGGTGCGCGACACCGGCATCGGCATGTCCGAGGAGTTCCTCGGCCGCATCTTCGACTCCTTCGAGCGCGAGGACACCGAGCGCGTCCGCAGGACCGAGGGCACGGGGCTCGGCATGTCCATCGTCAAGCGCATCGTCGACGGCATGGGCGGCTCCATCTCGGTCGCGAGCGAGAAGGGCCACGGCTCGACGTTCCACGTGACGCTCGATCTGGTGCCCTGCGAGGCCGCGGACGAGCGCGGCGCGGAGGTCGACCCGGCGTCGCTCGCGGGCGCGCGCGTCCTCCTCGCCGAGGACAACGAGATCAACTGGGAGGTCGCGAGCGAGCTGCTGGGCGCGTGCGGGCTCGAGCTCGACTGGGCGGAGAACGGGCGCGAGTGCGTCGAGCGCTTCTCGGCGAGCGAGCCGGGGCGCTACGACGCGATCCTCATGGACCTGCGCATGCCCGAGATGAGCGGCTACGAGGCCGCGCGCGCCATCCGCTCGCTCGACCGCCCCGACGCGCGCTCCGTGCCGATCGTCGCCATGACGGCGGACGCCTTCGCCGAGGACCGGCAGCGCGCCCGCGACGCGGGCATGGACGCGCACGTGGCCAAGCCGATCGACGTCGGCGAGGTCCTTCGGGTGCTGGCGCGGCTCGTCGCCGCCCGCGACGGGGCGGGAGGGGGCGCGCATGAGGCGTGA